AGCAGGCCGATGACGCCCTGCCCGAAGACGGCGATCTGGTCGCCGAGGTGGATGTCGGCGGCGTGGACGGCGTTGAGCGCGATGGCGCCCACGCGGGCGAAGACGCCGCCGAGCGGGTCGGAGCCGGGCGGCAGCACGTGCCCGACCAGCTTGTCGGCCGGCAGGACCGCTTCGGCCCGGTGGCCCCAGATGCCCCAGACGAGGCTGCCGACGGGCGGGTCGGCGACGTCGGGCGCCGCCTCCACCACCTCGCCGACCTCCTGGTAGCCCCAGCCGGTCAGCGGGTAGGCGTGCGTGCGGCCCTCGACGAAGAGGCGGCGCTCGGTGTCCCACTTGCGGTTGAGGTAGGGGTTGGTTCCGCGGTAGGCGGTGAGCTCGGTGCCGGCCGAGACGCCTGAGTAGATCGTTCTGATCCGGACCGAGCCCGGGACGATCGGGGCGGGAGATTCCAGGCCGACGCGGACATGGCCCGGCTCCTCGAAGGTGATGACGCGCATTCCCCACACTTACGCTTAATGATCAAACAGAAGTCGAAGATTTATTGGTTCTTTGCACACGATAGTTGCGCCCGTAACCGTCTTAAGTCTACGGCTTGCGGTGGATGCAACGGATGCAATTGGGGTTTCTGACCGCGTGTCTTGTGGAAAGCGACCTTACCGATATTGCGGGGTCCCTGGGGCGGCACGGGGAGAGTACAGACCGGTCTCGGTATCGCACACCGGACGTTGCGGCAACTGCTCCCGGGGTAAGGGCGGCATATCCCCAACCGGAGGTGCGTGCTATGCCGAAGAAGGTTACCGCCGTCCTCTCCGTCGCACTGCTGGCCACCGCCACGCTGACGGCCTGCGGCGACGACGGCGGCGGCGGCGCCCAGCAGGGCGCGGCCAACAAGATCACCGTGTGGACCGAGGAGAACCTCGAGGACCGCATGGCGGTGCAGAAGCAGATCGCCGCCGAGTTCACCCGGAAGACCGGCATCCAGGTCGAGCTGGTCGGCGTAGCCGAGGACCAGTTCAGCCAGACCATCACCGCCGCGGCCGCGGCGGGCGACCTGCCCGACGTCATCGGGGCGCTGCCCCTCGCCTCGGTCCGCGAGCTGGAGGCCAACGACCTGCTCGACACCGAGACGCCGGGCAAGGTCGTCGACCAGCTCGGCCGCGACTCCTTCTCCCCCCGGGCGCTGGAGCTCGACACCGCGGACGGCAAGCTGCTCGGCGTGCCGAGCGACGGGTGGGCGCAGCTCATCCTCTACCGCAAGGACCTGTTCGAGAAGGCCGGGCTGCAACCGCCGGACACCTACGAGGCGCTGCAGGCCGCCGCGCAGAAACTGAACACCGGCGGCACGGCGGGCATCACGCTCGCCATCGCGCCGAAGGATTCGTTCACGGCGCAGAGTTTCGAGCACGTGGCACTGGCCGACGGCTGCCAACTGGTCGACAATTCAGGAAATGTCGTTCTTAATTCTCCGCAATGCGTCAAAGCATTCGAGTTCTATGCAAACCTGGCCAAGAACTACTCGGTCAAGGGCAAGCAGGACGTCGACACCACCCGGGCGACCTACTTCTCCGGCAAGGCGGCGATGATGATCTGGTCGTCGTTCATCCTGGACGAGCTGGCCGGCCTGCGTAAGGACGCGATGCCGAGCTGCCCCGAGTGCCGTGAGGACCCCGAGTGGCTGGCCAAGAACACCGGCGTCGTGACCGCGCTCAAGGGCCCCGACGCGAGCGCCCCCGCCCAGTACGGCGAGATCGTCTCCTGGGTGGTCACCCGCGACGCGGCCAAGGACCCGGCGGCCAAGTTCGTCGCGTACCTGATGAACGAGGGCTACCCGCGCTGGCTCGGCATGGCCCCCGAGGGCAAGTTCCCCACCAGGACCACCTTCGCCGACCAGTGGGACAAGCTGCCCGCCGGCGTCGACACCAAGAAGCCGCTGTCGGAGATCTACCCGGCCGACCTGCTCACCGCGCTGCGCAAGAGCCCCGACACCTTCGCCCGCTGGGGCATCCCGCAGGGCCAGGGCAAGCTCGTCGGCGCCACCATGGGCGAGCTGCCGGTGCCCAAGGCGCTCAGCTCGCTCGTGGACGGCTCGGCCACCGCGCAGGCCGCCGCCGCCCAGGCCAAGACCGACGTCGAGTCGATCAAGCGCGGGATCCGGCAGTGAGCAGACCCCTCACGCTGCGAAGACAGGAGGGCCGGGCGGGGCTGGCGCTGATCTCGCCGACGCTGGTCATCACGCTGGTCGTGGTGGTGCTGCCGCTGCTGTGGGCGATCATGCTGGCGTTCCAGGACGCCCGCCTGATCAACATCCGGCGCGCCGGCGTCTTCGGCCACTACACGCTGGAGAACTTCTCCTACGTCGTCTCCGAGCCCGGCTTCTGGTCGTCGCTGGTCAACACGCTCGTCTACACGGTGTTCGGCACCGGGCTGTCCATCGTGATCGGGCTGGTGGCGGCACTGGCGCTGCGCGACCGGTTCCGGGGGCGGACGCTGGTGCGGGCCTCGATCCTCATCCCGTACGTGGCCCCGGTGGTGGCGGTGGCGTTCCTGTGGGAGACGATGCTCAACCCGCAGTACGGCATCGTCAACACCTGGCTGAAGGAGCCGATCGCCTTCCTCACCCAGGCCAAGGGCGAGTTCCTGGGCATGCAGGTGCCGGTGGCGCTGCTCACGGTGATCGCGTTCGAGGCGTGGCGGTACTTCCCGTTCGCGTTCCTGTTCATCCTGGCCCGGCTCCAGGCCCTGCCGGGCGAGCTGGACGAGGCCGCCGTGGTGGACGGGGCCACGCCGACCCAGCGCTTCCGGTACGTGATCATGCCGCAGCTCTGGCGGACGATCGCGCTGCTGTCGGTGCTGCGGTTCGTGTTCACCTTCACCAAGTTCGACGACGTCTACCTGCTGACCGGCGGCGGGGCCGGCACCGAGGTGGTCAGCGTGCGGGTCTACAACTTCCTGACCTCGCGCGACGACATCGGGGCCTCGGCCGCCCAGGCGATCGTCCTGGCCGTGTTCCTCGTCGTGTTCCTGGTCCTCTACCTGCGCTTCTTCTCCGGAGCGGGAGGTGACCGTGAGCAGAGATAGGTTCGAGCGCGGGCTGCTGCGGGTGCTGCGGCCGGTGGTGATCCTGGTGCTCTTCCTGGCCACCGCGTTCCCGTTCCTCTACATGGTGATGCTGTCGGTGCGCGACATCCAGGAGCTCATCCTGGAGCCCGGGTCGTTGTGGCCGAACAGCTTCACCCTCGACACCTACGTCAACGTCCTGACCCGGCAGGGCTTCCTGACGTTCATGCGCAACAGCGCGGTCGTGGCCGTCGCGTCGGTGGCGTTCACGCTGCTGATCTCGATCCCGGGCGCGTACGCGGTGGCGCGGCTGCGCTTCTTCGGGCGGCGGCAGGTGCACTTCCTGTTCCTCGCGGTGTACCTGTTCCCGGCGATCGTGCTGGCCATCCCGCTGTTCGTGCTCTTCACGATGCTCGGGCTGCGTGGGTCGCTGATCGGACTGATCCTCGTGTATATCGCGCAAACCGTGCCCGTCACGGTATACATGCT
The Actinomadura luzonensis genome window above contains:
- a CDS encoding ABC transporter substrate-binding protein; translated protein: MPKKVTAVLSVALLATATLTACGDDGGGGAQQGAANKITVWTEENLEDRMAVQKQIAAEFTRKTGIQVELVGVAEDQFSQTITAAAAAGDLPDVIGALPLASVRELEANDLLDTETPGKVVDQLGRDSFSPRALELDTADGKLLGVPSDGWAQLILYRKDLFEKAGLQPPDTYEALQAAAQKLNTGGTAGITLAIAPKDSFTAQSFEHVALADGCQLVDNSGNVVLNSPQCVKAFEFYANLAKNYSVKGKQDVDTTRATYFSGKAAMMIWSSFILDELAGLRKDAMPSCPECREDPEWLAKNTGVVTALKGPDASAPAQYGEIVSWVVTRDAAKDPAAKFVAYLMNEGYPRWLGMAPEGKFPTRTTFADQWDKLPAGVDTKKPLSEIYPADLLTALRKSPDTFARWGIPQGQGKLVGATMGELPVPKALSSLVDGSATAQAAAAQAKTDVESIKRGIRQ
- a CDS encoding carbohydrate ABC transporter permease, which produces MSRPLTLRRQEGRAGLALISPTLVITLVVVVLPLLWAIMLAFQDARLINIRRAGVFGHYTLENFSYVVSEPGFWSSLVNTLVYTVFGTGLSIVIGLVAALALRDRFRGRTLVRASILIPYVAPVVAVAFLWETMLNPQYGIVNTWLKEPIAFLTQAKGEFLGMQVPVALLTVIAFEAWRYFPFAFLFILARLQALPGELDEAAVVDGATPTQRFRYVIMPQLWRTIALLSVLRFVFTFTKFDDVYLLTGGGAGTEVVSVRVYNFLTSRDDIGASAAQAIVLAVFLVVFLVLYLRFFSGAGGDREQR
- a CDS encoding carbohydrate ABC transporter permease; protein product: MSRDRFERGLLRVLRPVVILVLFLATAFPFLYMVMLSVRDIQELILEPGSLWPNSFTLDTYVNVLTRQGFLTFMRNSAVVAVASVAFTLLISIPGAYAVARLRFFGRRQVHFLFLAVYLFPAIVLAIPLFVLFTMLGLRGSLIGLILVYIAQTVPVTVYMLRNYFETVPQSVEEAAAIDGCTRLSTIWRVVLPLSKPALMATGLYAFMIAWNEFLFALLFLVEKRERWTVSLGLSQLAGSIEIPTTVLMAGSVVLTLPIVIVFFASERLLTEGLTAGAEKG